One region of Salvia miltiorrhiza cultivar Shanhuang (shh) chromosome 3, IMPLAD_Smil_shh, whole genome shotgun sequence genomic DNA includes:
- the LOC131018116 gene encoding putative late blight resistance protein homolog R1B-14 gives MAYAVLHSVAQTIDRILNHGEYSLSVEGKQQIASVLDDVIFLQEILDKFPRKAENWETRISDAANEAEDVIERFMYEDTRLRYKSIRSAAARRQVAVRPTNHLHDFHELKMVMKEFSAIARVTKRFRNVRLNDIPAMQSAPPPSPSSTSAPAVDGFTVGLDEDLEKIKDLVCGESSKRQIIPITGMGGIGKTTLAKRVYHDQLIMEEFAVRAWVTVSQDYKIENIFADLLYSLQNIVGEGTWRSSDSTEDKVYQILTVRKYLIVLDDLWSEKAWNDIKRAFPDTGKGSRLVITTRIESVASHVDSSSPLHKMRFLDPDQSWDLLERKVFSSIDCPSRLEAIGKDIATSCGGLPLAIVLVAGILSTMSETQSSWEELARKVHSSVDEEEGHFEKIISLSYTHLPHYLRPCLLYMGGLPEDYTIRVSKLIKLWIAEGFVKQEEEAEEYLKNLVKRSLALVTTIKSNGKIKSCSVHDLVRDLCKRKTLDENYERRMSVAHPDLTFLARAYASTLRSVISFQPNDSSLGGLRKFSLLRVLDVVDTDAYLLPAPIFELFHLRFLAFGCPMEIPPAISRLQNLRTLIIRPSKRLRHYSSDELYLPLEIWMMPLLTNLVSFFDLLPNPEEAASALENLLTLSVVKKLICTKEMMEKIPNVKKLGITYFGDKYQEDYQLHNLVLLHQLEKLTLVLRKGPLVGREVNPVFPETLRKLTLSGWRFPWTYMEVVGSLPSLQILKLRDFACEGEVWKTNPLQFPSLEFLHIDASNLKEWITENSHFPKLKRLVLYRCPSLSEIPEAIGEITALELIEVDYANESLAECVKQIQEEQKGYGNYSLQVRRVHYKVSFS, from the coding sequence ATGGCCTATGCTGTTCTTCATTCAGTAGCCCAAACAATAGACCGAATCCTGAATCATGGAGAATATTCCCTTTCTGTTGAAGGAAAACAACAGATTGCTTCGGTACTTGATGATGTTATTTTCTTGCAAGAAATTCTTGATAAATTTCCACGAAAAGCGGAGAACTGGGAAACAAGAATCAGCGACGCCGCTAATGAAGCAGAAGATGTTATTGAGCGTTTCATGTACGAGGATACCCGGTTGCGTTACAAGTCGATCAGATCAGCTGCAGCTAGACGACAAGTAGCAGTAAGGCCTACAAATCATCTGCACGATTTTCATGAGCTCAAAATGGTGATGAAGGAGTTCAGCGCAATAGCTCGAGTTACAAAACGCTTCAGAAATGTGCGGCTCAATGATATTCCAGCGATGCAGTCGGCGCCGCCCCCTAGTCCGTCGTCAACGTCGGCCCCCGCTGTAGATGGTTTCACGGTTGGTCTTGACGAGgatttggaaaaaataaaagatttggTTTGTGGAGAATCATCCAAACGCCAGATAATCCCAATCACAGGGATGGGTGGTATTGGAAAGACCACATTAGCCAAGCGTGTTTATCATGACCAGTTAATAATGGAGGAATTTGCAGTTCGTGCTTGGGTCACTGTGTCGCAGGATTACAAGATCGAAAATATTTTTGCAGATCTTCTATACTCCTTGCAAAATATAGTCGGCGAAGGAACTTGGAGAAGTAGTGACTCAACGGAAGACAAAGTCTACCAAATATTGACAGTAAGGAAGTACCTTATTGTATTGGATGATCTGTGGAGTGAAAAAGCTTGGAACGACATTAAGAGAGCATTTCCCGATACCGGGAAAGGAAGCCGACTCGTGATAACCACAAGGATAGAGAGTGTGGCTTCTCATGTGGATTCTTCGAGCCCCCTTCACAAGATGCGTTTCCTCGATCCGGATCAGAGCTGGGATCTCCTCGAGCGAAAGGTGTTTTCGAGCATAGATTGTCCATCTCGTTTGGAGGCCATCGGAAAGGATATTGCAACGAGTTGTGGAGGGCTGCCGCTAGCGATTGTGCTAGTTGCAGGTATCTTGTCCACGATGAGTGAGACACAGTCCTCATGGGAAGAACTTGCCAGAAAGGTGCATTCATCTGTAGACGAAGAAGAAGGGCACTTTGAGAAGATAATATCTTTGAGTTACACCCACTTGCCTCATTATTTGAGGCCCTGTTTACTGTACATGGGAGGCCTTCCAGAAGATTACACGATTCGTGTCTCAAAGCTCATCAAGTTATGGATAGCCGAAGGCTTCGTGAAACAAGAAGAGGAGGCTGAAGAGTATTTGAAGAATCTTGTGAAGAGAAGTCTGGCCTTGGTCACCACAATCAAGTCCAACGGCAAAATCAAAAGTTGCAGCGTCCATGATTTGGTACGTGACTTGTGCAAGAGAAAAACTCTAGATGAGAATTATGAGCGTCGTATGAGTGTTGCTCATCCTGATCTAACGTTCCTTGCAAGAGCATATGCCTCGACCCTGCGTTCTGTTATAAGCTTCCAACCTAATGACAGCTCATTGGGCGGTCTACGGAAGTTCAGCTTGCTGAGGGTGTTGGATGTAGTGGATACTGATGCCTACTTGCTCCCTGCTCCGATATTTGAGCTGTTTCATTTGAGGTTCCTTGCCTTTGGCTGCCCGATGGAGATTCCACCAGCCATATCCAGGCTTCAGAATCTTCGCACTTTAATCATCCGCCCCAGCAAGAGATTAAGGCACTACTCAAGTGATGAGCTGTATCTACCACTGGAGATTTGGATGATGCCACTTTTAACAAATCTTGTTTCCTTCTTTGATCTTCTACCCAATCCAGAAGAAGCAGCTTCTGCTCTAGAGAACCTACTTACATTGTCTGTGGTGAAGAAGTTGATATGCACCAAAGAGATGATGGAAAAGATTCCCAATGTCAAGAAATTGGGAATCACTTATTTTGGAGACAAATACCAAGAAGATTATCAGCTCCACAATCTTGTTCTTCTACATCAACTTGAAAAGCTGACATTAGTTTTGAGAAAAGGTCCTCTTGTTGGGCGAGAAGTCAACCCTGTCTTTCCAGAGACGCTAAGAAAGTTAACCTTGAGTGGGTGGCGATTTCCTTGGACATATATGGAAGTTGTTGGATCTCTGCCCAGtcttcaaatactcaaattgAGAGATTTTGCATGTGAAGGTGAGGTGTGGAAGACTAATCCACTACAGTTTCCTAGTCTGGAATTTTTGCACATTGATGCTTCTAATTTGAAGGAGTGGATTACTGAAAATAGTCACTTCCCCAAACTCAAGCGCCTAGTACTTTACCGTTGTCCTTCATTGAGTGAGATTCCAGAAGCAATTGGAGAAATAACAGCACTTGAACTGATCGAGGTTGATTATGCTAACGAATCTCTTGCGGAGTGTGTCAAACAGATCCAAGAGGAACAAAAGGGCTACGGAAACTACTCCCTTCAAGTTCGTCGGGTGCATTATAAGGTTAGCTTCTCCTAG
- the LOC131018118 gene encoding putative late blight resistance protein homolog R1A-10 yields MADAAVEFLLNNLKDLLVTHSHLITDTRNQIECLEKDLRLLNAFLKDSVKKRITDETTKVLVQNIRDAVYEVEDVIDAFITKVMERKSESGTLMSFISSFKPSVDLHGIVRKVEEVSKKVERARSEFVNLRIDEDRFETLQVRLPREKDVVGFADVTDELISRLTEETDYFDIISLIGMLGLGKTTLAWKVMNDPKVILRYPTRIWLYISQEFSDREIFVAILKEMDIVPGDINEKRVEELARMVAAALEGKSFLIVMDDVWSRADWDRLRIALPHGNKKGKVLITSRMEDVGRYASNPRDHHELRFFKDEESWELLRLEALHQRECPSELTSVGQMIAKDCKGLPLAVVVIGGILATMFSASNLNATMRDWETVSSRVSAYFSDDPADRMKKFISLSYANLPYHLRACFLYLGMFPEDYEIPASKLIRMWIGEGFIHQNDDYSLEETAQKYLEELINRNLVRIDKFKPNGKVKTCRIHDALRDFCRIEAGRENENFLQEIRYKGGFTPPIDDLGKYRRLSVHSNCLNFISSKPSGPRVRSFVCFPKYEFILPSEYISHILEAFKLLRVLDVKPIKFTRLSSNMYKLVHLRYIVLSFNLDTLPSDFSLLWNIQTLIVHTMSRTLKVKADIWKMNQLRHFKTNASATLPKPSKNIKHNAELQTLGTISVESCTAAILVQACNLKKLGIRGRLAFLMEGQVQPFDRLGEMKYIEKLKLINDVYPRPPSVGQLDALPHPYQFPSNLRSLTLVATFLDWNCMSTLGLLQKLEVLKLKDKAFMGSDWETVEGGFRQLEFLHIEETDLAVWNASSHHFPRLRSLVLKNCDKLRGIPIPMGDIASLQMVELYNSVSAVASARDIQDAKKARGCSFKLSIFPPLKD; encoded by the exons ATGGCGGATGCAGCAGTGGAGTTCCTGCTTAATAACCTCAAGGATCTTCTGGTTACCCACTCCCATCTAATCACCGACACCAGGAATCAGATCGAGTGTCTGGAGAAGGATCTTCGCCTCCTGAACGCCTTTCTCAAGGACTCGGTGAAGAAGCGGATAACTGATGAGACTACAAAAGTGCTGGTCCAGAACATTCGCGATGCCGTTTATGAGGTGGAAGATGTCATTGACGCCTTCATTACCAAGGTCATGGAGAGAAAGTCCGAGTCTGGAACTCTTATGTCTTTCATCAGTTCATTTAAGCCTTCTGTCGATCTCCACGGCATCGTCAGAAAGGTCGAGGAGGTCAGCAAGAAGGTCGAACGGGCAAGGAGTGAATTCGTCAACCTCAGAATCGATGAAGACAGATTTGAAACGCTTCAG GTTCGTCTGCCAAGAGAGAAGGATGTGGTGGGATTCGCAGATGTGACTGATGAACTAATAAGTCGTTTGACTGAAGAAACCGACTACTTCGATATCATCTCTCTTATTGGTATGCTTGGCTTGGGAAAGACGACGCTGGCATGGAAGGTTATGAATGATCCAAAAGTCATCTTGCGGTACCCTACGCGTATATGGCTTTATATATCTCAAGAGTTTTCAGACAGGGAAATATTCGTAGCTATTCTGAAAGAGATGGATATTGTACCCGGTGATATAAATGAAAAGAGAGTCGAGGAATTAGCCAGGATGGTTGCCGCTGCACTCGAGGGAAAAAGTTTCCTCATTGTCATGGATGATGTATGGAGTCGGGCTGACTGGGACAGACTCCGCATTGCTCTGCCGCATGGCAATAAAAAGGGTAAAGTATTGATCACCAGTCGTATGGAGGATGTGGGCAGGTATGCTAGTAACCCAAGGGATCACCACGAGTTGCGTTTCTTCAAAGACGAAGAAAGTTGGGAGCTGCTCCGGTTAGAGGCACTCCACCAGAGGGAATGCCCTTCCGAGTTAACAAGTGTGGGGCAAATGATTGCAAAAGATTGCAAAGGATTGCCACTTGCAGTAGTAGTCATAGGAGGCATCCTTGCAACAATGTTTTCAGCTTCAAACTTAAATGCAACGATGAGAGATTGGGAGACGGTGTCCAGTCGGGTGAGCGCATATTTTAGTGATGACCCGGCTGATCGCATGAAGAAATTTATATCTCTGAGTTACGCAAACTTGCCTTATCACTTGCGCGCATGCTTCCTCTATTTGGGGATGTTCCCTGAAGACTATGAAATCCCAGCATCGAAATTGATCCGCATGTGGATTGGAGAAGGCTTCATACATCAAAACGATGATTATAGCTTGGAGGAGACTGCACAAAAGTACTTGGAGGAACTTATCAACAGAAACTTAGTCAGAATTGACAAGTTTAAGCCTAATGGCAAGGTTAAAACATGCAGGATTCATGATGCCTTACGTGATTTCTGTCGAATTGAAGCTGGAagggaaaatgaaaattttctccaagAAATCAGGTATAAAGGAGGATTTACACCTCCAATTGATGATTTGGGTAAATATCGGCGCCTTTCTGTTCATTCCAATTGCTTGAATTTTATATCTTCAAAACCTTCTGGTCCTCGTGTCCGCTCATTCGTTTGTTTTCCCAAGTATGAATTTATATTGCCCTCCGAATACATTTCACACATCCTTGAAGCTTTCAAATTGCTCAGAGTGTTAGATGTTAAACCCATCAAATTTACCAGACTTAGCAGTAACATGTACAAATTGGTTCATTTGAGGTACATTGTCTTGTCGTTCAATTTGGACACTCTTCCTTCAGACTTCAGCCTGCTTTGGAACATACAGACGCTTATTGTTCACACGATGTCTCGTACACTGAAGGTTAAAGCAGATATATGGAAGATGAATCAGTTGAGGCATTTTAAGACTAATGCGTCAGCTACCTTGCCCAAGCCAAGTAAAAACATTAAACATAATGCAGAGCTTCAAACACTCGGCACAATTTCAGTGGAAAGTTGCACGGCCGCAATTCTCGTGCAAGCTTGTAACTTGAAGAAATTGGGCATTCGTGGACGACTAGCCTTCCTTATGGAAGGACAGGTTCAACCATTTGATAGGTTGGGGGAAATGAAATATATCGAAAAGCTGAAACTAATCAATGATGTATATCCTAGACCACCTTCTGTAGGCCAATTGGATGCCCTTCCTCATCCTTACCAGTTCCCATCTAACCTTAGGAGCCTTACACTAGTTGCTACTTTCCTCGATTGGAATTGCATGTCTACCCTTGGATTGCTACAGAAGCTCGAGGTGCTCAAACTGAAGGATAAGGCGTTTATGGGAAGTGACTGGGAGACAGTTGAAGGAGGCTTTCGGCAACTTGAATTCTTGCACATTGAAGAGACAGATTTAGCTGTTTGGAATGCTTCATCTCATCATTTTCCTAGACTCAGAAGCCTTGTGCTCAAGAACTGTGACAAGCTTCGGGGAATTCCAATTCCGATGGGTGACATAGCAAGTCTCCAAATGGTGGAGCTGTACAATAGTGTATCTGCAGTAGCCTCAGCCAGGGATATTCAGGATGCAAAAAAAGCCAGAGGCTGTTCATTCAAGCTCTCAATTTTTCCTCCTCTGAAAGATTAA
- the LOC131016965 gene encoding uncharacterized protein LOC131016965 isoform X2 yields the protein MQKHSAFIWLPSTKYSILLIQLLCHQAHTTQPLYKERSTKSELHDQRQASKAEGPNSLNKESVLMSNYPQMLLCLIHHVYYPKIRIKEASSTSYQKEFKLNANAKSSVPFQMYRPSLVVADISFKFFYMGDFC from the exons ATGCAAAAGCACTCAGCTTTCATTTGGCTACCTTCCACCAA GTACTCAATCTTGCTTATACAACTACTTTGTCATCAAGCACATACAACTCAGCCGCTCTATAAAGAGCGCTCTACAAAGAGTGAA TTACATGATCAGCGTCAAGCATCTAAAGCTGAGG GTCCAAACTCATTAAATAAAGAAAGTGTTCTAATGTCGAATTATCCGCAAATGCTATTGTGTTTGATCCATCACGTATATTACCCAAAGATCAGGATAAAGGAAGCTTCTTCAACGAGTTATCAGAAG gaatttaaattaaatgcaaATGCTAAGAGCTCCGTCCCATTTCAGATGTATAGGCCATCGTTAGTTGTTGCAGATATTTCCTTCAAGTTTTTCTACATGGGAGATTTCTGCTAA
- the LOC131016965 gene encoding uncharacterized protein LOC131016965 isoform X1 has translation MVPPVYYPRHAVNRHKIAIVVLAPAALGSHLRRHKFEGTDAAMYSILLIQLLCHQAHTTQPLYKERSTKSELHDQRQASKAEGPNSLNKESVLMSNYPQMLLCLIHHVYYPKIRIKEASSTSYQKEFKLNANAKSSVPFQMYRPSLVVADISFKFFYMGDFC, from the exons ATGGTTCCGCCAGTATACTATCCTCGACATGCCGTGAACCGCCATAAAATTGCCATCGTTGTGCTCGCACCCGCTGCGCTCGGAAGTCATCTCCGTAG GCATAAATTCGAGGGCACCGACGCGGCGAT GTACTCAATCTTGCTTATACAACTACTTTGTCATCAAGCACATACAACTCAGCCGCTCTATAAAGAGCGCTCTACAAAGAGTGAA TTACATGATCAGCGTCAAGCATCTAAAGCTGAGG GTCCAAACTCATTAAATAAAGAAAGTGTTCTAATGTCGAATTATCCGCAAATGCTATTGTGTTTGATCCATCACGTATATTACCCAAAGATCAGGATAAAGGAAGCTTCTTCAACGAGTTATCAGAAG gaatttaaattaaatgcaaATGCTAAGAGCTCCGTCCCATTTCAGATGTATAGGCCATCGTTAGTTGTTGCAGATATTTCCTTCAAGTTTTTCTACATGGGAGATTTCTGCTAA